A genomic region of Cotesia glomerata isolate CgM1 linkage group LG9, MPM_Cglom_v2.3, whole genome shotgun sequence contains the following coding sequences:
- the LOC123272192 gene encoding uncharacterized protein F54H12.2-like yields the protein MAFLHSHSEECAKSELDLFTLPPTQTSIEQSQWTYYNPMASLSDDTPIEFVIPGHGEEYIDLSHTMIKIKAKIVQSDGTAAENDVVGPINNFLHSMFNQVDVFFNQKMISPPNNAYAYRAYIESCLNYGVDAKTTHLKMALWSMDTLGEFDSVEKDKNKGLKDRMNIHSEWKSV from the coding sequence atggCATTTTTACATTCTCACTCAGAGGAGTGTGCAAAATCAGAACTAGATTTATTCACACTACCTCCAACGCAAACAAGTATTGAACAATCGCAATGGACATATTACAACCCTATGGCATCTTTATCGGACGATACTCCGATAGAATTTGTTATACCTGGACACGGTGAAGAATACATTGACTTATCACATactatgataaaaattaaagcaaaaattGTACAAAGTGATGGTACAGCTGCTGAAAATGATGTTGTGGgtccaataaataattttttacattcaaTGTTTAATCAAGTAGATGtctttttcaatcaaaaaatgatttcacCACCTAATAATGCCTACGCTTATAGAGCTTATATTGAATCATGTTTAAATTATGGAGTCGATGCAAAAACTACTCATCTTAAAATGGCATTGTGGAGTATGGATACATTAGGAGAATTTGATAGTGTAgaaaaggataaaaataagGGTCTAAAAGATAGAATGAACATTCACAGCGAATGGAAAAGCGTTTGA